In Oscillatoria acuminata PCC 6304, a single window of DNA contains:
- a CDS encoding COP23 domain-containing protein produces MKFKTLSLGLSMMMAAIGLSAPSAQSTSNLSLTYSCESRENGLSLIARLSAEGRSIEEREVFNWSRLPSTANPNQICQRVQDKLQQYASKQGIHDIYGFAVYEINGKPSVCLDQQATDQCTQVLFNSQQINQPDASTPEMVAILNNILSAQVRGNENQPTDPTRTYQSGSFHVPLWRILWN; encoded by the coding sequence ATGAAATTTAAAACCCTTTCCCTCGGATTATCGATGATGATGGCGGCGATCGGACTCAGCGCTCCATCGGCTCAGTCTACCTCAAATTTGAGTCTTACCTACTCTTGTGAAAGTCGAGAGAATGGCCTGAGTCTGATTGCTCGACTTTCCGCTGAAGGCCGTTCTATAGAGGAGCGAGAGGTTTTCAACTGGAGTCGATTACCCTCAACCGCTAATCCCAACCAGATTTGTCAAAGGGTTCAAGACAAATTGCAGCAATATGCGAGTAAACAGGGCATCCATGATATTTATGGATTCGCGGTTTATGAGATCAATGGTAAACCCTCTGTATGTCTGGATCAACAAGCAACAGATCAGTGTACGCAGGTTTTATTTAATAGTCAGCAGATCAACCAACCTGATGCTTCAACACCCGAGATGGTGGCCATATTGAATAACATTCTATCGGCACAAGTTCGAGGGAATGAAAACCAACCGACTGATCCGACTCGGACATACCAATCTGGGAGCTTCCATGTCCCCCTCTGGCGGATATTGTGGAACTAA
- a CDS encoding ShlB/FhaC/HecB family hemolysin secretion/activation protein, with amino-acid sequence MYEKQQIQTQVRGRWGLSVLPSQGGLRPQGNLLWVVLFGCLGIIGPGSLPRGLAQEGIPPASLPNPILPPTQEPQAPSLLPQNPDPLEIFPASPIPREEIPPVAEPTLVVERFEFVGNTLFTEAELAAVTAAYTNRPITFSELEAAANQVTELYLTQGYITSGGYVPSNQRIASGGGPVTIRIVEGRLEEEIQVVGTERLRSSYIRSRLVDPDEPLDLKRLEEQVRLLQSDPMIEQVSAQLSAGTQPGMSALRIQVSEASPWLGSQVGVDNSRNPSVGSFRQQGQVNYANLLGRGDRLSASYGRTDGSTDWDVSYGVPVNRSNGTLSFRYSNTNSDIIESPFDALEIESSSRNYELSFRQPALRRASKEKIQEFALGVTAARRESSTTLLGEGFPISPGASRDGETRISVLRVFQEFSERRSQQVWAARSQFSLGVGAFDATVNDRNPDSQFLAWRGQLLYLRRLNDSVGPILGGATMLLRSDLQLTNDGLLSLERFGLGGGQSVRGYRQDALLTDNGAFASAEVRLPILEVSQVRGILEVAPFVDLGMGWNHQGEKLDPNTLVGVGLGLRWQMGDRLTARMDYGVPLVKVDSGDRTWQENGLYFSVQYNPF; translated from the coding sequence GTGTACGAGAAACAACAAATTCAGACTCAAGTTCGCGGTAGGTGGGGTCTGAGCGTTCTGCCCTCCCAGGGTGGGCTCAGGCCCCAAGGCAATCTGTTATGGGTTGTACTGTTCGGTTGCTTAGGCATCATCGGTCCGGGAAGTTTACCGAGGGGATTAGCCCAAGAGGGGATTCCTCCGGCATCGCTGCCGAATCCAATTTTGCCCCCAACCCAGGAACCCCAGGCCCCGTCTTTACTCCCGCAGAATCCAGACCCCTTAGAAATTTTTCCCGCTTCCCCCATCCCCAGGGAAGAAATTCCCCCAGTCGCCGAACCCACCCTGGTGGTGGAACGGTTCGAGTTTGTCGGGAATACCCTGTTTACGGAAGCAGAATTAGCGGCAGTAACGGCTGCTTATACGAATCGCCCGATTACTTTTAGTGAACTGGAAGCAGCGGCGAATCAAGTTACTGAACTTTATCTCACCCAGGGATATATTACCTCGGGGGGTTATGTTCCCTCCAATCAACGCATCGCTTCCGGGGGCGGTCCGGTGACGATCCGCATCGTGGAAGGGCGTCTGGAGGAGGAGATTCAAGTGGTGGGGACTGAGCGGTTGCGTTCCAGTTACATCCGCAGTCGCTTGGTGGATCCGGATGAACCGCTGGATTTGAAGCGCTTGGAAGAACAAGTGCGACTGCTGCAATCGGACCCGATGATTGAGCAGGTGAGTGCTCAACTGTCGGCAGGAACCCAACCGGGGATGAGTGCCCTGAGAATTCAGGTGAGTGAAGCATCCCCCTGGTTGGGTTCTCAGGTTGGGGTGGATAATAGTCGGAACCCGAGTGTGGGCAGTTTTCGGCAACAGGGACAGGTGAATTATGCGAATCTCCTGGGACGGGGAGATCGCTTGAGTGCGTCCTATGGCCGGACTGATGGCAGTACCGATTGGGATGTGAGTTATGGGGTGCCGGTTAATCGGAGTAATGGCACTCTGAGTTTCCGCTATAGCAATACAAATAGTGATATTATTGAGTCCCCTTTTGATGCGTTGGAGATTGAGTCGAGTTCGCGCAATTATGAACTGAGCTTTCGCCAACCCGCTCTGCGCAGGGCTTCGAAGGAAAAAATCCAGGAATTTGCCCTGGGTGTGACGGCAGCAAGGCGGGAGAGTTCGACAACCCTGTTGGGGGAGGGGTTTCCGATTTCTCCGGGGGCGAGTCGAGATGGGGAAACGCGAATTTCGGTGTTGCGGGTGTTTCAGGAGTTTTCTGAACGCCGATCGCAACAAGTGTGGGCGGCTCGCTCTCAGTTTAGTCTAGGAGTGGGCGCGTTTGATGCCACGGTCAACGATCGCAATCCCGATAGTCAGTTTTTGGCATGGCGCGGACAACTCTTATACTTACGCCGCTTGAATGATTCGGTCGGTCCCATCCTCGGGGGGGCGACGATGTTGTTGCGTTCGGATTTGCAACTGACGAATGATGGGTTGCTCTCGTTGGAACGGTTTGGACTCGGCGGTGGACAAAGTGTGCGCGGGTATCGTCAAGATGCTTTGCTGACGGATAATGGCGCATTTGCTTCGGCAGAGGTGCGATTGCCGATTCTTGAGGTTTCCCAAGTTCGGGGGATTCTGGAGGTTGCTCCTTTTGTGGATCTGGGGATGGGGTGGAATCACCAGGGAGAAAAGCTAGATCCCAATACCTTGGTGGGAGTTGGGTTGGGTTTGCGCTGGCAAATGGGCGATCGCCTAACGGCACGGATGGATTATGGTGTTCCTTTAGTGAAGGTTGATTCGGGAGATCGGACATGGCAAGAAAATGGTCTGTATTTTTCGGTGCAGTACAATCCGTTCTAA
- a CDS encoding filamentous hemagglutinin N-terminal domain-containing protein, translating to MKQVLLFFGLAANLTLWGLATPLLTLGQIVPDQTLPVNSIVTPEGQTHVITGGTSVNGTLFHSFEQFSVLTGHSAIFNNEAQIRNILTRITGGTISEIDGLLRANGAANLFLLNPNGIIFGANARLDIGGSFFASTGSEFVFADGRTYSATTPNAPPLITVDVPLGVQFGPSPGAIVNRSQVAIPVDNNQALPVGLQVPPGQSLMLLGGNVVLEGGLLTAPAGQIAIASMGENAQVTLNPTPRGIVVGNDGGQRFQDIRLSGGAIASTSAAVGGDIQLQGRQVSVQDGSVISTTSFGPGNAGNLTISATESVEVIGNSNKLEFIENILLPAGGFDPGIIRNGGLFALGLGEGAAGNIVIETGEFRANNGAIVTTTTTGNGVGGNLLVNATNSVILNNAGLLTGTAGTQDAGSLEINTGTLNLADGAIVATPSLSSGRGGDLTVNASIVELSGSSQETYQLPAPIFNRPSPLPSSLFTQALGTGNSGNLEINTQQLRLSGSAVISTSTLNVGTGGNLTINADTIDLNGIPSLGRLSILEQIVAASADPRAVDATLLQNGLFAVSFGPGNAGQLNINTRELNARNGATIAASAFQEGAGGNLTLTTPAEGSVNLSTGGILTGTVGIGDAGKLEINTGTLNLTNGAIVATPSLSPGRGGDLTVNASIVELSGSSLDIYQLPPPIFNTPSPIPSSLFTQALGTGNSGNLEINTQQLRLSESAAISTSTLNVGTGGNLTINADQIDLNGIPSLGKLGILEQIVDASKDPTAIDATLLQNGLFAVSFGPGNAGQLNINTRELNARNGATIAASAFQEGAGGNLTLTTPAEGAVNLSTGGILTGTVGIGDAGKLEINTGTLNLTNGAIVATPSLSPGRGGDLTVNASVVELQGISPETYELDQIFNTASPIPSSLFTQALGTGDSGNLEVNTQQLRLSGEAAISTSTLNVGTGGNLTINADRIDLNGIPSLGKISILEQFFGASANLSAIDASLLRNGLFAVSFGPGNAGELKINTGDLRVTNGSIIAASAFQSGTGGNLTITTPPTGGVNLDNGGLLTGTVGTGRAGNLQVQAGQLQLQQGGIISTSTVGPGLGGDLTVNANNIQLSGISQDGYNLPIFVEGSGPIPSSLLTLTIGVDPANPSGKAGNLTINTQRLLVEDNAAISTSTLGAAGDAGDLTVTANSQVQLRGIGPLVKPLTEIFNTTFNIANVRNGLFTSSLGSGKPGNITIQTRELLSENGSLISASSLSPSQGIEGLDGTENTAGTLTIRTSGGLVRLNDSGLLTGTVNQQDSGTLTLDTGQLVVENGSVVATTTLTQGDGGRLQVNADSVVLRGFSNVLIEGIPNVVPSGLFTLTFGTGRAGELEVNTANFTAENGGLAASSTFGRGEGGNLTLNAANQVKLSGGIPQDGQFPSGLRADVLDDLPPFAANLPLADQPENLGSGTPGNLTLNGGIILMQDQAAVQVSAGSVGDGGNLTVNAGVLALRSQSTMAADAGQGTGGAVEINTRQGIFAVDRANQITATSELGTQFSGRVDFNTPDVEAAQGLANLPENPIDPEDRVRSPLCSPAGETTAGEFIITGRSGLPQTPYEAIESDGVRVELVSPADSVPNRSGAPPVSSPVEQSGAILPPPAKGLVVNAQGDVMLTATTPNGLMSGTLWFTAECDRVRETTNSDSSSR from the coding sequence TTTCTACTCAATCCCAATGGGATTATTTTTGGGGCCAATGCGCGATTGGATATTGGGGGGTCTTTTTTCGCCAGTACCGGGAGTGAGTTTGTCTTTGCCGATGGCAGGACCTACAGTGCCACCACGCCGAATGCTCCTCCCTTAATCACCGTGGATGTGCCATTGGGGGTGCAATTTGGACCGTCACCCGGGGCGATCGTCAATCGGTCCCAAGTGGCGATTCCAGTGGATAACAACCAGGCCCTGCCGGTGGGTTTACAGGTGCCTCCGGGTCAAAGTTTGATGCTGTTAGGAGGTAATGTTGTTCTGGAGGGGGGATTACTGACGGCCCCTGCCGGACAAATTGCGATCGCCAGTATGGGAGAAAACGCTCAGGTGACCCTAAATCCCACCCCCCGAGGCATCGTTGTGGGAAATGACGGGGGACAGCGCTTCCAGGATATTCGCCTGTCTGGGGGTGCGATCGCAAGTACCAGTGCAGCAGTGGGAGGGGATATCCAACTCCAGGGTCGGCAAGTCTCTGTGCAAGATGGATCAGTCATCTCGACGACTTCTTTTGGTCCGGGAAATGCCGGAAATTTGACCATTTCTGCTACAGAATCTGTAGAAGTCATTGGGAATAGTAACAAACTAGAATTTATCGAAAATATTCTGCTTCCGGCTGGGGGGTTTGACCCGGGAATTATCAGGAATGGTGGGTTATTTGCTCTGGGATTAGGGGAAGGTGCTGCTGGTAATATTGTGATTGAAACGGGAGAGTTTCGGGCCAACAATGGGGCGATCGTCACCACCACAACCACCGGCAATGGAGTCGGGGGAAATCTCCTTGTCAATGCCACAAATTCAGTTATCCTAAATAATGCTGGGTTGCTAACCGGAACTGCCGGGACTCAAGATGCCGGAAGTTTAGAGATTAATACCGGAACCCTGAATCTGGCTGACGGGGCGATCGTGGCCACCCCATCTCTCAGTTCTGGCCGAGGTGGGGATTTAACGGTCAATGCTTCGATTGTAGAACTCAGCGGAAGTTCCCAGGAGACCTATCAGTTACCCGCCCCAATTTTTAATCGTCCCAGTCCGCTTCCTAGTAGCCTATTTACCCAAGCTTTGGGAACGGGAAATTCAGGCAATTTAGAAATTAATACCCAACAATTAAGACTGTCTGGGTCAGCAGTAATTTCCACCTCCACCTTAAATGTGGGAACCGGGGGCAATCTAACTATTAATGCTGACACCATTGATTTAAACGGAATACCTTCCCTGGGGAGATTATCCATTTTAGAACAAATTGTAGCGGCCTCAGCAGACCCGAGAGCCGTTGATGCTACCCTGCTGCAAAATGGGTTGTTTGCCGTGAGTTTTGGCCCGGGAAATGCGGGGCAGTTAAATATTAATACCCGGGAATTGAATGCCAGAAATGGGGCAACGATCGCCGCTTCAGCATTTCAAGAAGGGGCGGGAGGGAATTTGACCCTCACTACTCCGGCAGAGGGTTCGGTGAATCTCTCGACAGGGGGGATATTGACAGGAACGGTGGGGATTGGAGATGCCGGAAAGTTAGAGATTAATACAGGAACTCTGAATCTGACTAACGGGGCGATCGTTGCTACCCCGTCCCTGAGTCCGGGCAGAGGTGGGGATTTAACCGTCAATGCTTCGATTGTAGAACTCAGCGGAAGTTCCCTGGACATCTATCAGTTACCTCCCCCAATTTTCAATACTCCCAGTCCGATTCCCAGTAGTTTATTTACCCAAGCATTGGGAACGGGCAATTCAGGGAATTTAGAAATTAATACCCAACAATTAAGACTGTCTGAATCAGCAGCAATTTCTACCTCGACCTTAAATGTAGGAACCGGCGGCAATCTGACTATCAATGCTGACCAGATTGATTTAAACGGAATACCTTCCCTGGGTAAATTAGGGATATTAGAACAAATTGTAGATGCATCAAAAGACCCGACGGCCATTGATGCTACCCTGTTGCAAAATGGGTTATTTGCCGTGAGTTTTGGCCCGGGAAATGCGGGGCAGTTAAATATTAATACCCGGGAATTGAATGCCAGAAATGGGGCAACGATCGCCGCTTCAGCATTTCAAGAAGGGGCGGGAGGGAATTTGACCCTCACTACTCCGGCAGAGGGGGCGGTGAATCTCTCGACGGGGGGGATATTGACAGGAACGGTGGGGATTGGAGATGCCGGAAAGTTAGAGATTAATACAGGAACACTCAATCTGACTAACGGGGCGATCGTTGCTACCCCATCCCTGAGTCCGGGCAGAGGTGGGGATTTAACCGTCAATGCTTCAGTTGTAGAACTCCAGGGAATTTCCCCGGAAACCTATGAGTTGGACCAAATTTTTAACACTGCCAGTCCAATTCCCAGTAGCCTATTTACCCAAGCATTGGGAACGGGAGATTCCGGTAATTTAGAAGTTAATACCCAACAATTAAGACTGTCTGGAGAAGCCGCAATTTCTACCTCAACCTTAAATGTGGGAACCGGCGGTAATCTAACTATTAATGCTGACCGGATAGATTTAAACGGAATACCTTCCCTGGGTAAAATCTCGATTTTAGAGCAGTTTTTTGGAGCATCAGCCAACCTCAGTGCCATTGATGCTTCTCTATTGAGAAATGGCTTGTTTGCCGTGAGTTTTGGACCGGGAAATGCGGGGGAACTGAAGATTAACACGGGAGACTTAAGGGTAACCAATGGGTCAATTATTGCTGCTTCGGCATTTCAATCAGGGACCGGCGGTAATTTGACCATAACTACGCCGCCGACTGGTGGGGTAAATCTGGATAATGGTGGGCTATTAACGGGCACAGTCGGAACCGGAAGGGCAGGGAATTTACAAGTACAAGCGGGACAACTTCAACTCCAACAGGGAGGGATTATTTCGACCTCGACCGTAGGCCCCGGATTAGGGGGAGATTTAACCGTCAATGCCAATAATATTCAGCTTTCAGGAATTTCACAAGACGGATATAATCTCCCAATTTTTGTTGAAGGTTCAGGACCAATACCCAGTAGCTTATTGACCTTAACCATTGGGGTTGATCCGGCGAATCCTTCAGGAAAAGCGGGCAATTTAACGATTAATACCCAGCGCTTGTTAGTGGAAGATAATGCGGCCATTTCCACCTCGACCCTGGGGGCGGCTGGAGATGCCGGGGATTTAACTGTGACGGCTAATTCTCAGGTTCAACTCAGAGGCATCGGGCCGTTGGTGAAACCCCTAACGGAAATTTTTAATACCACTTTTAACATTGCTAATGTCAGAAATGGGCTATTTACTTCCAGTTTAGGAAGTGGCAAACCTGGGAATATCACGATTCAAACCCGGGAATTACTCTCAGAAAATGGTTCATTAATCTCAGCCAGCAGCTTATCACCGAGTCAGGGTATAGAGGGACTGGATGGGACAGAAAATACCGCAGGAACTTTGACGATTCGCACATCGGGGGGATTAGTGCGCCTCAATGATTCGGGCTTATTAACGGGAACAGTCAATCAGCAAGATTCTGGGACTTTAACCCTAGATACCGGGCAATTAGTGGTAGAGAATGGTTCAGTGGTCGCGACCACCACTCTCACCCAAGGGGATGGAGGGAGATTGCAAGTCAATGCCGATTCGGTGGTATTGCGGGGGTTTTCTAATGTGCTAATAGAGGGGATTCCTAATGTGGTGCCGAGTGGTTTATTTACCTTAACCTTTGGGACGGGTCGGGCTGGGGAGTTAGAGGTTAATACGGCAAATTTTACGGCTGAAAATGGGGGATTAGCTGCTTCTTCTACATTTGGCCGGGGAGAGGGGGGAAATTTAACCCTGAATGCCGCCAATCAAGTGAAACTTAGTGGGGGAATTCCCCAGGATGGACAGTTTCCCAGCGGTTTGCGGGCGGATGTGTTGGATGATCTGCCCCCCTTTGCGGCCAATCTACCCCTGGCAGACCAACCCGAAAACCTAGGGTCCGGGACTCCGGGCAACTTGACGTTGAACGGGGGAATTATTCTGATGCAGGATCAGGCGGCGGTGCAGGTGAGTGCGGGTTCCGTCGGGGATGGGGGGAACTTAACGGTGAATGCTGGGGTGTTAGCGCTTCGGAGTCAGAGCACAATGGCCGCAGATGCGGGTCAGGGGACTGGTGGCGCGGTGGAAATTAATACCCGCCAAGGCATTTTTGCGGTCGATCGCGCCAATCAAATCACGGCCACCTCGGAACTCGGGACCCAGTTTAGTGGTAGGGTAGATTTCAATACCCCTGATGTGGAAGCGGCTCAAGGTTTGGCTAATCTGCCGGAAAACCCCATTGACCCGGAAGATCGGGTCAGAAGTCCCCTCTGTTCTCCTGCCGGAGAAACAACAGCCGGGGAATTTATTATTACGGGCCGCAGTGGGTTACCCCAAACTCCCTATGAGGCGATCGAGAGTGATGGGGTCCGGGTGGAGTTGGTTTCTCCGGCAGATTCGGTCCCGAATCGTTCCGGTGCACCTCCGGTTTCCTCCCCTGTGGAGCAATCGGGGGCAATATTGCCGCCCCCCGCAAAAGGATTGGTGGTCAACGCCCAGGGGGATGTGATGCTCACAGCAACGACCCCCAATGGTTTGATGTCCGGAACACTTTGGTTTACTGCTGAGTGCGATCGTGTACGAGAAACAACAAATTCAGACTCAAGTTCGCGGTAG
- a CDS encoding CHAT domain-containing protein, translating into MARKWSVFFGAVQSVLKWRVRGQRRTLAIALCAALGWIGALSLPALTADSPNSGPVSVVEIRGAGEMAIALVERGQRLYNQGNFPEAVGVWQEAVAAYRTAGDWLNEAMALSNLSLTYQKLGEWNRAQEAIGQSLQRLPDPAVSNAGPDGVRILAQSLDIYGKLQLERGNPGDAIATWKRTATLYQQLRNPDQQRQSLINQAQALQVLGLYSRACDTLLQGFGETPNCQILLEEPPGDSQRTKSAQRLISRLSAQPANLITANGLRRLGDILRPLGRLHLSEDLLLLSQNMAQQLGSGDDVAAAWLSLGNTALAIGNQERDKDTPETIVLVPVQIDEITPMEKALQPYQKSLNYYQKIVNNYPGSRMALEAEINHLNLLIDIKNWWNVETQKILRAQNYRDQLNQDFLEKTSQLADDITELVNQNWPLTSNLINSRINFADNLLNGLKNEKFLPLAETILNQAVQDGKTIGNSRIQSYALGSLGSLYEQQEREAQETVRRQSGLDLAKDYTEQALALLNLYQSNNSGDRSITYADDRDLGYRWEWQLGRILEAQGNTREAIQVYDQAFEKLKSLRSDLGAINRDVQFYFRDQVEPFYREYAALLLTPEQPSQTDLEKTIEIFEALQLAEIDNLFQDPCSEIQQQQSRVDFLQAHASSNSAILYTMVLEASHSAKAVNPNSESVQIHLLLQRPQGIDYARSSLEKNKLATSINNFNKRFYVEYTRYLSENRSPENERERLNESKPEILEMLSQYYDWMIRPLEAQLKAVQTVVFVLDTPFQNIPVAALYDGQQYLIENKSVAFIPSWQLMNPNPLEVGQGLKVLAGGLSQGLCLNGERDCTPEQRQVTELPSVEIELDNIPTRVKLLNAQFTPENLQRELNRFRGHVVHLATHGQFSSNPEKTVIETFTRAINLKELEKLLQDKNTSTASQIKLLVLSACDAAQGDPRAVLGLAGVALRSGVSSAIAPLWLVKDSATAPLMIEFYRLLQQEQTNKAEALRQAQLALLQNRFPKLPDDYRFPKLPDDYSHPAYWAPYVLVGNWL; encoded by the coding sequence ATGGCAAGAAAATGGTCTGTATTTTTCGGTGCAGTACAATCCGTTCTAAAATGGCGGGTTCGGGGTCAACGACGGACTCTGGCGATCGCCTTATGTGCGGCTTTGGGTTGGATTGGCGCGCTGTCCCTTCCCGCACTCACGGCTGATTCCCCGAACTCGGGACCCGTCTCGGTGGTGGAAATTCGGGGTGCGGGGGAGATGGCGATCGCCCTGGTAGAACGCGGTCAACGGCTCTATAATCAAGGCAATTTTCCCGAGGCAGTGGGGGTCTGGCAAGAGGCGGTGGCCGCTTATCGCACGGCTGGAGATTGGCTGAATGAAGCGATGGCATTGAGCAATTTATCGTTAACTTATCAGAAGTTAGGGGAGTGGAATCGGGCTCAGGAGGCGATCGGTCAAAGTCTCCAGCGCTTACCGGATCCTGCGGTATCGAATGCTGGCCCTGATGGGGTGAGAATTTTGGCCCAGAGTTTGGATATTTACGGGAAACTGCAACTGGAACGAGGAAACCCTGGGGATGCGATCGCCACCTGGAAACGGACCGCTACACTCTACCAGCAATTGCGAAACCCAGACCAACAACGCCAAAGCCTGATTAATCAAGCCCAAGCCTTGCAAGTGTTGGGATTATATTCTAGGGCTTGTGATACTTTATTACAAGGATTTGGGGAAACCCCCAATTGCCAAATCTTACTAGAAGAACCCCCAGGAGACTCACAACGGACTAAATCAGCACAGCGGTTAATTTCTAGACTGTCCGCACAGCCGGCAAATTTGATTACGGCTAATGGTTTACGGAGGTTGGGAGATATTCTTAGACCTTTAGGACGTTTGCACTTGTCTGAAGACCTGTTATTGCTCAGTCAAAACATGGCGCAACAGTTGGGGTCTGGGGACGATGTGGCGGCAGCTTGGCTGAGTTTGGGGAATACCGCCTTGGCGATCGGCAATCAAGAGCGTGACAAAGACACTCCCGAAACAATTGTGTTAGTTCCCGTCCAAATCGACGAGATAACACCGATGGAAAAAGCTTTACAGCCTTATCAGAAGTCCTTGAATTATTATCAAAAAATTGTCAATAATTATCCCGGTTCTCGGATGGCATTAGAAGCTGAAATTAATCACTTAAATCTCTTGATTGACATCAAAAACTGGTGGAATGTCGAAACTCAAAAAATTTTGCGAGCGCAAAACTATCGAGACCAATTAAATCAAGATTTTCTTGAAAAGACCAGCCAATTAGCCGATGACATTACTGAATTAGTCAATCAGAACTGGCCTTTAACCAGCAATTTAATTAATAGCCGAATTAATTTTGCCGACAATCTGCTCAATGGATTGAAAAATGAAAAATTTCTTCCCCTTGCAGAAACCATCTTAAACCAGGCAGTTCAAGATGGCAAAACCATAGGAAACTCTCGAATTCAATCCTATGCTCTGGGTAGTTTAGGGTCGTTATATGAGCAGCAAGAACGGGAGGCGCAAGAAACTGTCCGTCGCCAATCGGGGCTGGATTTGGCGAAAGACTATACGGAACAAGCCTTAGCTCTGTTGAACTTGTATCAAAGCAACAATTCAGGCGATCGGTCCATTACTTATGCAGACGATCGCGACTTAGGGTATCGCTGGGAATGGCAACTAGGAAGAATCTTAGAAGCTCAAGGCAACACCCGGGAAGCGATCCAAGTTTATGATCAGGCATTTGAAAAATTAAAATCCTTACGAAGCGACTTAGGAGCCATCAATCGAGATGTTCAATTCTATTTTCGCGACCAAGTAGAGCCTTTCTACCGTGAGTATGCTGCACTCTTGCTGACACCGGAACAACCTTCCCAAACCGACTTAGAAAAAACCATTGAAATTTTTGAAGCCCTCCAGTTAGCGGAAATCGACAATTTATTTCAAGACCCCTGCTCGGAAATTCAACAACAACAGAGTCGAGTGGATTTTCTGCAAGCCCATGCCAGCAGCAATTCGGCTATTCTCTATACGATGGTTTTAGAAGCCAGTCATTCCGCCAAGGCTGTCAATCCCAATTCAGAATCAGTCCAAATTCACCTGCTTTTACAACGACCCCAAGGCATAGATTACGCGAGAAGTAGCCTTGAAAAAAATAAATTAGCCACCTCCATCAATAATTTTAATAAACGGTTTTATGTTGAGTACACCCGTTATCTGAGTGAAAATAGATCCCCGGAGAATGAACGAGAAAGACTCAACGAAAGCAAACCCGAGATTTTGGAGATGTTAAGCCAGTATTATGACTGGATGATTCGACCTTTAGAGGCTCAACTGAAGGCCGTACAGACTGTGGTGTTCGTTTTAGATACTCCCTTCCAAAACATTCCCGTGGCCGCGTTATATGACGGACAGCAGTATTTAATCGAGAATAAAAGCGTGGCTTTTATTCCTAGTTGGCAACTGATGAATCCTAACCCTTTAGAAGTTGGACAGGGTTTAAAAGTATTGGCAGGAGGATTGTCCCAAGGATTGTGTCTAAATGGTGAACGCGATTGTACCCCAGAACAAAGGCAAGTGACCGAGCTACCCTCTGTGGAAATCGAACTGGATAATATCCCCACCCGGGTGAAACTTTTGAATGCTCAATTTACCCCAGAAAATCTCCAAAGAGAACTGAATCGGTTTCGGGGTCATGTGGTTCATTTGGCAACTCACGGACAATTCAGTTCTAACCCGGAGAAAACCGTGATTGAGACCTTTACCCGAGCGATTAATTTGAAGGAGTTAGAGAAACTCCTTCAAGATAAAAATACCAGCACCGCGAGCCAAATCAAATTACTGGTTTTGAGTGCTTGTGATGCAGCTCAAGGTGATCCGCGAGCGGTTTTAGGTCTGGCGGGAGTCGCGTTAAGATCGGGAGTCAGCAGTGCGATCGCCCCACTTTGGCTCGTCAAAGACAGTGCGACGGCTCCCTTGATGATTGAATTTTATCGACTCTTACAGCAAGAACAAACCAACAAAGCAGAAGCTTTGCGTCAAGCGCAACTCGCTCTGTTACAGAATCGATTCCCGAAGTTGCCAGATGATTATCGATTCCCGAAGTTGCCAGATGATTACAGCCATCCGGCTTACTGGGCACCTTACGTCCTCGTCGGAAATTGGCTATAA